The Drosophila biarmipes strain raj3 chromosome X, RU_DBia_V1.1, whole genome shotgun sequence genome includes the window ttcaacttgttagcaattaattaaatagaTCGGCCGCTGGCCAAACAGCCTCGACTGTCATCCTCCTGCCGTCTCGCTCGCTCGCCGCTAGCCCGTCTCCCTCGCACCTGCGGCCGCCCGTTAATTACGGCGACAGCGTTCAATTTTTATGGATGACACACGCCCCATTTGCATGCCCTTCTGGAAAGAGCGCAGTCTGGCAACGCTGCGGCACGCTTCAAAAGCAAAAGGACCGCCAAAGGCTCGCCTCACCAGCGGCCAAGGCAACCCTTCTCCTTCCCGTCCCTTTCGCACACCTCGCCCGTCCCGCTCACACCGTTTGGAAATTTATTTCGCTGTTTTCGCAATTTAAGGTAATTATTATGTACCTTTGGGGTAATTTTAACACCTCGACACCATCGACAAATATCATCTGGCGAGCGGGTCGCTTGCGCGTGCAGAGGCCGGGAGTACGTATATCTGTGTATATATGGCAGGGCTATCAGGCCACCGAAATCTCGcaggcaacagcaacaacgacaAACGTTTCTTAGAAGCGCAGAGCTTTCAACACCTTCGATGCGTGCCCAAGCGGAGGAGCACATCCTATCCGCCAGCCCCGCGCTCCATCGCCCGATCACCTCAACCCTCCCGTGTGCCCGGGGATCCCCGACTCCCAGCCGAACCCTGCCCCCTTAACCCGCCACGTACGCACTCTTGGCCAGTTATTTTTCACACCTCGACAACATTTTTTCGCACTTGGAGCGGCATATTCGGTTACCACAACAATCAAGCATTGCCGCCACCGCCACGGTATCGAAATGCACtcgaaaaaatgttgtatataatgtttaataatatatatttttacaagatACCAATAACTACATCAAATAGTAATACAATTATACaagcaatataatataaagtgGCCAAAATTGTACGAATCAGtctacaaataaattttaggatgctcaagaattcgcgtttcTCTAGGGTAGTGTTCTATTCCGCATGAAAGGAGATATAGTACCAATAATAGTAGCTAGAGCAGTATGTTTATAGTTCCAttctgaataaaaataatactggGTCATTTGAAGGATCATTAGTCTACATTTGAATTTTTGGGATGCTCAAGAATTCGCGTATCTTGTAGTGCCCattcatttttaaaccatttccaaaacctataaaattaataattttatttcagaaCAATACTTCAAAGGAAGGCTTACCCATCCGTGCTGCACAAGGTTGTGCCGTCGATTTGTAGCTTCGAGACTGGACCACTATTTTCCTCCCAGTGTACGTCCGCTGGGTCCGAGAAGGTCCGATTGCGACTGTCGTTTTTAATAACCGAAGCTTCTGCCGCTTTGCTGCTGATTTAGCCCGGCTGTTATCTCACTCAGCTCATCGGGATGCGCGGCTTGACTTTGACTACGGATTCGGCTGGGCTTTGGTCATGGTGCCTCCGCCCTTGGCCTTTGGGGCAGCGGACCGGAGGTCCGAGGAGTCGTATCCTGTGTGCTTGTCAGCGCATTTGGCGTCGCAATTATCGCAAGTAGCGTGTGTGTAAATTACCGTTATTAGGTGTGATCGTGCGAAGGGCACTTCGGCGGGCCCGAAAGCATCTTACGGATTCATCTTTAACTGCCTGGCCAGCGGTTTCACTTCGCTTTCATTTACCTCTGGCCGGCGAAAGGcaatctctctctctctgacAATTTCCGCTTTCCGGGGCAGGCGACGTGGCCCAAAGGGAGAAAACAACAAGGAACCTCCATAAAAAGTCAAATTAATGTGATGACAATAGATTCTGATCTTTGGTACTCTCGTATCTGACAGATTTCACGCTTACGATACCGATGCGACACAGTAGTGGCCCACCGCCGATCCAGTCCATCACGTTTTACACTTGTCCAGGTCGTACGTGACGCCCATGCCGATTTCCCGGGTTCAGAGGTCGAGCCCGGTAGCTGGTGTTTTGAATTCCAATTAGTGTTAATGATCAGGGGGGccgtaaaatatataattaattgtgCCAACGGGCGATAAGAATTTTGGGCTTGCAGGGATGCTTCCGCTGGGCAACTGCTTCTGGGAATGTCCAGGGATTCGTGACGATACAAGCATCAATTCTGTAAATCTGAGCCAAGACCTACTTACAACTGATAATTTTGGGGAGTGCTTAGGCTTGACCTTTACTTGTATTTGCGCTAAATGATTGTAGCTCGGGTGGCCCTCTTGGGCTTTGGCTCATCCTCCGCGGCTGCCTGGGCTGCTCGCTTGGCCGATCCCCTTGGCGTTCGCTTGGCCCCAGCTCTGGGCACCGCCCTGGGCACCGCCTTGCCTTGGGACTTGGGTCGGGGCTTGCCTCTAGCCTTGGGCCCCATCTTCAGCCCGGCCTTAGACAGCATTGTTTGCACCCGCTCGAAGTTCCAGCCGAATAGTTCTCGGAACTGCTCATCCAGGGGGTGCGAACCTGCAGCCTTGGGGGTGGCCTTCCTCCTACCCCTTTTCACGGGGGCTTCCCTTGGAATCTCCACCGACCCTTCGCCACCCTCCTCCTCGTGCACCTCTGGGTTGCATAGGATTCCCCTCCGCTGCGATGAATTCATCTTACGGCGCGGTCTGACGGCCGCTCTCTTT containing:
- the LOC108023259 gene encoding uncharacterized protein LOC108023259 isoform X2, which encodes MSQNKRTGKVAENEDPAEPAVPGPQRKRAAVRPRRKMNSSQRRGILCNPEVHEEEGGEGSVEIPREAPVKRGRRKATPKAAGSHPLDEQFRELFGWNFERVQTMLSKAGLKMGPKARGKPRPKSQGKAVPRAVPRAGAKRTPRGSAKRAAQAAAEDEPKPKRATRATII
- the LOC108023259 gene encoding uncharacterized protein LOC108023259 isoform X1: MESNRSSLKKKVAENEDPAEPAVPGPQRKRAAVRPRRKMNSSQRRGILCNPEVHEEEGGEGSVEIPREAPVKRGRRKATPKAAGSHPLDEQFRELFGWNFERVQTMLSKAGLKMGPKARGKPRPKSQGKAVPRAVPRAGAKRTPRGSAKRAAQAAAEDEPKPKRATRATII